One segment of Prionailurus bengalensis isolate Pbe53 chromosome D4, Fcat_Pben_1.1_paternal_pri, whole genome shotgun sequence DNA contains the following:
- the RGS3 gene encoding regulator of G-protein signaling 3 isoform X5, with translation MLRGMYLTRNGNLQRRHTMKEAKDMKNKLGIFRRRNESPGAQPGGKADKMVKSFKPTSEEALKWGESLEKLLLHKYGLAVFQAFLRTEFSEENLEFWLACEDFKKVKSQSKMTAKAKKIFAEYIAIQACKEVNLDSYTREHTKDNLQSVTRGCFDLAQKRIFGLMEKDSYPRFLRSDLYLDLINQKKMSPPL, from the exons ATGCTCCGAGGCATGTACCTCACGCGCAACGGGAACCTCCAGAGGCGGCACACGATGAAGGA AGCCAAGGACATGAAGAACAAGCTGGGCATCTTCCGGAGGAGGAACGAGTCCCCTGGGGCCCAACCTGGGGGCAAGGCGGACAAAATGGTGAAGTCATTCAA gCCCACCTCGGAGGAAGCCCTCAAGTGGGGTGAGTCCTTGGAGAAGCTGCTGCTTCACAAAT ATGGGTTAGCAGTGTTCCAGGCCTTCCTTCGCACCGAGTTTAGTGAGGAGAACCTGGAATTCTGGCTGGCATGTGAGGACTTCAAGAAGGTCAAGTCACAGTCCAAGATGACAGCCAAGGCCAAGAAGATCTTTGCTGAGTACATTGCGATCCAGGCGTGCAAGGAG GTAAACCTGGACTCCTACACACGGGAGCACACCAAGGACAACCTCCAGAGCGTGACCCGGGGCTGCTTCGATCTGGCGCAGAAGCGGATCTTCGGGCTCATGGAAAAGGACTCGTATCCGCGCTTCCTCCGCTCCGACCTCTACCTGGACCTCATTAACCAGAAGAAGATGAGTCCCCCACTTTAG